The Treponema medium genome has a window encoding:
- the priA gene encoding replication restart helicase PriA: MAQWLELVFKLPLYQSFFYRNAVAVPKRSAKAAAVESTGTSIPMDCAAGAADGEESLAGRRAAVRFGSRKLIGFIVAEYETLPKSCPFAEADIKPIDRIIDAEPLFTDEQAALARWMSRFYICAEGIALSAMLPSGKREAGELNTDGIEFAGTDFSASALTLSEEQRSAVEAISGCTGGEFFYVYGITGSGKTEVFLQAASRALVAGKSVIYLVPEITLSHQVAETVKKRFGDRCAVLHSGLTGSKRLAEWRRIARGEARIVVGVRSAIFAPVRDLGLIIIDEEHDGSYKSGFAPRYHARQVAMYLCKKHGCPLVMGSATPSVEAWHLMKTGAIRTLRLSERLSGGALPHIRIESLLHTAGALSTALIDEMRRTKTQGKQTILFLNRRGFSHFFKCKNCGHELLCKNCSVPLTFHKSEGLMKCHYCGWTAKPPSACPECGSIEAGYTSIGTEYIEEQVRKTFPDCTVQRIDTDVLQKNKQAVHILNNFRDGAVDILLGTQMIAKGLNFPGVRLVGIALADTGLQMPDFRAAERTFSLIMQVAGRAGRYVPDGEVIIQTYNPYHPAIVCAQHNDVEGFYTQELKQRQALEFPPFARLIRLVFRSKDQHKAEEAAFGARELLPQLFPPDGAEGIEILGPSDCMLSLVGGNHRMQLLLRAETLAPMQKAVYRFITEYKAAVGVYIETDVDPVSLL, translated from the coding sequence ATGGCGCAGTGGCTTGAGCTTGTCTTTAAACTTCCTTTATATCAATCGTTTTTTTACCGGAATGCCGTCGCAGTACCGAAACGTTCGGCTAAAGCAGCGGCGGTAGAGAGTACGGGTACTTCCATTCCGATGGATTGTGCCGCTGGTGCTGCAGACGGGGAAGAATCCTTAGCCGGCAGACGGGCGGCGGTTCGATTCGGCTCGCGCAAGCTCATCGGCTTTATCGTTGCGGAATATGAAACGCTGCCTAAGAGCTGTCCTTTTGCGGAAGCCGACATAAAGCCGATCGACCGCATCATCGATGCGGAACCGCTTTTCACCGATGAACAGGCGGCGCTCGCCCGTTGGATGTCCCGCTTTTATATCTGCGCCGAGGGGATTGCGCTTTCCGCAATGCTGCCCTCCGGCAAACGAGAAGCGGGAGAGCTGAATACCGACGGAATCGAATTCGCCGGAACCGATTTTTCCGCTTCGGCGCTTACGCTTTCGGAAGAACAACGTTCTGCCGTAGAAGCGATTTCCGGCTGCACCGGCGGCGAGTTCTTCTATGTGTACGGCATCACCGGTTCCGGTAAAACCGAGGTCTTTTTGCAGGCCGCCTCGCGTGCGCTTGTTGCCGGAAAATCGGTTATCTATCTGGTTCCCGAAATCACGCTGAGCCATCAGGTTGCGGAAACCGTCAAAAAGCGTTTCGGCGACCGCTGCGCGGTGCTCCATTCAGGGCTGACCGGCAGCAAGCGGCTTGCGGAATGGCGGCGTATTGCGCGGGGCGAGGCGCGGATTGTCGTCGGAGTACGCAGTGCTATATTCGCTCCCGTCCGCGATTTAGGACTCATCATCATCGACGAGGAACACGACGGTTCGTATAAGTCGGGCTTTGCGCCCCGCTACCACGCGCGGCAGGTTGCGATGTACCTCTGCAAAAAACACGGCTGTCCGCTGGTGATGGGTTCGGCAACGCCGTCGGTAGAGGCTTGGCATTTGATGAAAACCGGCGCAATCCGTACTCTGCGGTTGAGCGAGCGGCTTTCAGGCGGGGCGCTACCGCATATCCGTATCGAATCGCTGTTGCATACGGCCGGAGCGTTAAGCACTGCGCTGATCGATGAAATGCGCCGTACTAAAACCCAAGGGAAACAGACCATTCTCTTTTTGAACCGCCGCGGCTTCTCTCATTTCTTTAAGTGTAAAAACTGCGGACACGAGCTCTTGTGTAAAAACTGTTCGGTGCCGCTCACCTTTCATAAAAGCGAGGGGTTGATGAAGTGCCACTACTGCGGATGGACGGCAAAGCCGCCGAGTGCCTGCCCCGAATGCGGTTCCATCGAGGCGGGCTATACGAGCATCGGCACGGAATATATTGAAGAACAGGTGCGGAAAACCTTTCCCGATTGCACCGTTCAGCGTATCGATACCGATGTGCTGCAAAAAAACAAGCAGGCAGTTCACATCTTAAATAACTTTCGGGACGGCGCCGTCGATATTTTGCTCGGCACGCAGATGATTGCCAAAGGCTTAAACTTTCCCGGTGTGCGGCTGGTCGGAATTGCGCTTGCCGACACCGGCTTGCAGATGCCCGATTTTAGAGCCGCCGAGCGCACCTTTTCGCTCATCATGCAGGTAGCGGGCAGGGCGGGGCGGTATGTTCCGGACGGGGAAGTTATCATTCAAACCTATAATCCCTATCATCCTGCAATTGTCTGTGCGCAGCACAATGATGTGGAAGGTTTTTATACACAGGAACTAAAGCAGCGTCAGGCATTGGAATTTCCGCCCTTTGCCCGCCTTATCCGGCTGGTGTTCCGCAGTAAAGATCAACACAAAGCGGAAGAAGCCGCTTTCGGCGCACGGGAGCTTTTACCCCAGCTGTTTCCGCCGGATGGTGCGGAAGGCATAGAAATACTCGGCCCGTCCGACTGTATGCTTTCGCTCGTGGGGGGGAATCACCGGATGCAGTTGCTGTTGCGCGCCGAAACGCTCGCACCGATGCAAAAAGCCGTGTACCGGTTTATCACCGAATACAAAGCGGCTGTGGGTGTATATATCGAAACGGATGTCGATCCGGTCAGTTTATTGTGA
- a CDS encoding type I phosphomannose isomerase catalytic subunit yields the protein MQQRITMFKTQPFVSEKVWGYERWIVSVHPAGQSLVDDTTPQIGGTPLDAIAGASYPLLIKIIQANETLSVQVHPDDDYARLHEHSAGKTECWYVLDAVPNAKIIYGLQKDYSRNELETAIRNNTLECCLRSVPVSKGDFIFIPAGTVHAIQGGLRLLEVQQSSDITYRLYDWGRPREVHIQKGLDVLRYLPKSTLTPEHPFSGKSVCPYFRLEKKDFSVAGTISFSAFDTPAAKTGWCSLFIIAGSGTLEIAGNDILKTAGEPSLQVKAEDCIMVRRDAAVSVLPNQGSPLSIMLMG from the coding sequence ATGCAGCAGCGTATAACGATGTTTAAAACACAGCCTTTTGTTTCCGAAAAGGTCTGGGGATATGAGCGGTGGATTGTTTCCGTTCATCCGGCGGGGCAGTCTCTCGTAGATGATACAACGCCGCAGATTGGCGGAACACCGCTTGACGCTATCGCCGGCGCTTCATATCCGCTTTTGATTAAAATCATTCAGGCGAACGAAACGCTTTCGGTGCAGGTGCATCCCGACGATGACTATGCGCGCCTTCATGAACACAGCGCCGGTAAAACCGAATGCTGGTATGTACTCGATGCGGTACCCAACGCAAAGATTATTTACGGATTGCAGAAGGATTACTCCCGCAACGAGCTGGAAACGGCTATTCGAAATAATACGCTCGAATGCTGTCTCCGCTCCGTTCCCGTCTCGAAGGGGGACTTTATCTTTATCCCTGCCGGAACCGTCCATGCGATACAGGGCGGCTTGCGGCTTTTAGAGGTGCAGCAGTCAAGCGATATAACCTACCGGCTCTATGACTGGGGGCGACCCCGTGAGGTGCATATACAAAAGGGACTTGATGTATTGCGGTATCTGCCTAAGTCTACACTGACGCCGGAACATCCTTTTAGCGGAAAATCAGTGTGTCCGTATTTCAGGCTTGAAAAAAAAGATTTTTCCGTTGCGGGGACTATTTCGTTTTCGGCATTTGATACCCCTGCTGCAAAAACGGGATGGTGCAGCCTCTTTATCATCGCCGGAAGCGGTACACTTGAAATTGCGGGAAACGACATACTTAAAACTGCCGGAGAGCCATCCTTGCAGGTAAAGGCTGAGGACTGTATCATGGTTCGGCGTGATGCTGCCGTTTCGGTACTTCCAAATCAAGGTTCGCCACTTTCGATTATGCTGATGGGATAG
- a CDS encoding endonuclease/exonuclease/phosphatase family protein, translated as MKTFLVRNILLALKVIGGIAVVAALSFGILLIVITITEYRPEAQESAEVIGETALTEETVALGKPIDIISWNIGYCGLGAGQDFFMDGGTMVRPSDKKEVEENLAGVIETLKRYPSDFYFIQEMDKSSKRSYYIDQTAALAEALGTALTYTYNFKASYVPYPIPTIGKVASGVGLFTRYPFTDAYRFALPVPFKWPVRTVNLKRCMLITRFPLVSGRELVTAVLHLEAYDEGEGKIAQTKAVADFIRAEYEAGNYVIAGGDFNQTFPGSRSHYPLYDNFWAPGIMDAGLLPEGWHFAVDDRVPSCRLNKAPYTSALTDENIRKKWPYYVIDGFIVSPNISVISVETLDESFRYADHNPVKLRVTLNP; from the coding sequence ATGAAGACGTTTTTGGTACGAAATATTCTTTTGGCATTAAAGGTGATCGGTGGAATTGCCGTTGTTGCCGCTCTATCGTTTGGAATTCTTTTAATAGTTATTACAATAACAGAGTATCGTCCTGAAGCTCAAGAATCTGCCGAGGTTATAGGAGAAACTGCTCTTACAGAAGAAACTGTTGCGCTTGGAAAGCCGATCGATATTATCAGTTGGAATATCGGATATTGCGGACTTGGAGCTGGGCAGGATTTCTTTATGGATGGCGGCACTATGGTACGCCCTTCAGACAAAAAAGAGGTGGAAGAAAACCTTGCAGGAGTTATCGAGACGCTGAAACGGTATCCTTCCGATTTTTACTTTATTCAAGAAATGGATAAGTCGTCAAAGCGTTCCTATTACATCGATCAAACGGCAGCGCTTGCCGAGGCGCTTGGAACCGCGCTTACCTATACCTATAATTTTAAGGCGTCGTATGTACCGTATCCGATTCCCACAATTGGGAAAGTAGCGAGCGGAGTTGGTCTTTTTACGCGGTATCCTTTTACGGATGCCTATCGTTTTGCGTTGCCGGTACCGTTCAAGTGGCCGGTCAGGACGGTTAATTTAAAGCGCTGTATGCTGATAACCCGCTTCCCGCTCGTATCGGGTAGAGAGTTGGTAACTGCCGTGCTGCATCTGGAAGCTTATGATGAAGGAGAAGGCAAGATTGCTCAGACAAAGGCTGTAGCCGATTTTATTCGTGCTGAATATGAAGCGGGCAATTATGTTATAGCAGGTGGTGATTTTAACCAAACTTTCCCGGGCTCACGGTCTCATTATCCCCTCTATGATAATTTTTGGGCGCCCGGTATAATGGATGCAGGCTTACTTCCTGAAGGTTGGCACTTTGCCGTCGATGACAGGGTTCCTTCCTGCCGCCTTAACAAAGCGCCGTATACGTCTGCGCTTACCGACGAAAATATCCGCAAAAAATGGCCGTACTATGTTATTGACGGCTTTATCGTTTCTCCGAATATTTCTGTTATATCGGTAGAGACGCTCGATGAATCTTTCCGGTATGCCGACCATAACCCGGTAAAGCTGCGTGTTACGTTGAATCCTTAA
- a CDS encoding VOC family protein has translation MQMNSVVIRTDNMEKSLQFYEKVLGLTFESMMSAAPGKQIAFLYDPKSNGRLELIHNDRSKVKKENSISLTFSVNQIGETEKYLRSKDVRIIMQPRTVKDGKKILTAVDPNGIEIDFIEAK, from the coding sequence ATGCAGATGAATAGCGTGGTTATTAGAACCGACAACATGGAAAAATCATTGCAGTTTTATGAGAAGGTTCTCGGACTCACCTTTGAGTCTATGATGTCTGCTGCCCCGGGTAAGCAGATCGCCTTTTTGTACGATCCTAAGTCGAACGGTCGGTTGGAGTTAATCCATAACGATCGTTCAAAGGTAAAAAAGGAAAACTCTATTTCGTTGACTTTCAGTGTGAACCAGATTGGAGAGACAGAAAAATATCTTCGTTCTAAAGATGTCCGTATTATTATGCAGCCGCGAACGGTAAAGGATGGTAAAAAGATATTAACAGCGGTCGATCCCAATGGAATAGAAATAGATTTTATTGAAGCTAAATAA
- a CDS encoding HEAT repeat domain-containing protein codes for MRHKLLILSLALGLLTAPFICAQNKDAAKKNDKNSESDSMITVEQAYLNSIEGVMIKEMVAAEGRDSKRVALQYIEDALNQGRQSEEIQVALSTLATEGLSTVVREDGRVVNNYPDIRRRACELLGQMGTDKAKDSLVTVMYTDNEPSVITAAVKSLGEIGKNDNDEVFNMINWIARKFDTVNPTSSLALEILNTFEKMSGSIINKKDMFETVMRIANNYNYVTPVRTRAYEVMRSISSSSSNTDQKNK; via the coding sequence ATGCGGCACAAATTATTGATACTATCACTGGCTTTAGGACTGCTTACCGCTCCGTTTATCTGCGCGCAAAATAAAGACGCTGCAAAGAAAAACGATAAGAACAGTGAATCCGACAGTATGATTACCGTTGAGCAGGCATACCTCAATTCAATTGAAGGCGTTATGATTAAGGAAATGGTTGCCGCTGAAGGGCGCGATTCGAAACGTGTTGCCTTACAGTACATTGAAGATGCCTTAAATCAAGGACGTCAATCGGAAGAAATTCAGGTGGCTTTAAGTACGTTAGCAACCGAAGGTCTTTCAACCGTTGTGAGAGAAGATGGCAGGGTAGTAAATAATTATCCGGATATAAGACGCCGCGCATGCGAGTTGCTCGGGCAAATGGGAACTGATAAAGCCAAGGATTCATTGGTTACCGTCATGTACACCGACAACGAACCCTCCGTTATCACAGCCGCAGTAAAATCGCTCGGCGAAATCGGAAAAAATGATAATGATGAAGTATTCAATATGATTAACTGGATTGCCCGCAAATTCGATACGGTTAATCCGACCAGTTCTCTCGCGCTTGAAATCCTGAATACCTTCGAAAAGATGTCCGGATCAATTATAAACAAAAAGGATATGTTTGAAACGGTAATGCGCATTGCAAATAACTATAACTACGTAACGCCGGTACGAACCAGAGCCTACGAAGTAATGCGCAGCATTTCAAGTTCTAGCTCCAATACGGATCAAAAGAACAAGTAA
- a CDS encoding pseudouridine synthase — protein sequence MRLQVYLAHAGVASRRACEKIIAEGRVSVNETLVTDMGSKVRAGDTVLLDGKPVHPEARKCYVLLNKPAGFVCTLSDEKGRPTAADLLKETYSERLYNIGRLDMFSSGAILFTNDGDFAAKIEHPSAQIEKEYVIETTQDFPPELLTRFKRGIRVDGIFYKCRSAAAVNRRKLRIVLVEGKNREIRRVLDSFNCTIKRLVRVRIGNLELGTLKAGEFRDLTAKERQAMLDLAAESKNEKRKYTE from the coding sequence ATGCGGCTGCAAGTGTACCTTGCCCATGCGGGGGTTGCGTCGCGACGTGCCTGCGAAAAGATTATCGCGGAGGGGCGCGTTTCTGTAAACGAAACGCTTGTTACCGACATGGGCAGCAAGGTACGCGCCGGAGATACGGTACTCCTTGACGGAAAGCCGGTGCATCCCGAAGCGCGCAAATGCTACGTACTTTTGAACAAACCGGCGGGCTTTGTCTGCACGCTCTCCGACGAGAAAGGACGCCCCACTGCCGCAGATCTTTTAAAAGAGACCTACAGCGAGCGGCTCTACAACATCGGCAGGCTCGATATGTTTTCAAGCGGGGCAATCCTCTTTACCAACGACGGGGATTTTGCCGCAAAGATAGAACACCCGTCGGCGCAAATCGAAAAGGAATATGTCATCGAAACCACGCAGGACTTTCCGCCGGAGCTGCTCACCCGCTTTAAACGCGGTATCCGCGTTGACGGCATTTTTTACAAATGCCGTTCAGCCGCTGCCGTAAACCGCCGTAAGCTGCGGATTGTACTTGTCGAAGGGAAAAATAGAGAAATCCGCCGTGTGCTGGATTCCTTTAACTGCACGATAAAGCGGCTGGTGCGGGTTCGCATCGGGAACCTCGAGCTGGGCACCCTGAAAGCAGGAGAATTTCGCGACCTTACCGCAAAAGAGCGGCAGGCGATGCTAGACCTCGCAGCGGAGAGCAAAAACGAGAAGCGGAAGTACACAGAATAA
- the scpB gene encoding SMC-Scp complex subunit ScpB → MEKETALVEAILYLEGEPLDDAAISKIAGLSVDVVKECIKNLKDSYSEGSSGIEITQMMGGWIITPKKEFWDALKDRYGKKNENRLSRAAMETLSIIAYSQPITRAEIEAIRGVSADTMIRLLVEKELIKEVGKKDIPGKPVQFGTTKEFLKIFGLNSIADLPKMDETEQERFELAR, encoded by the coding sequence ATGGAAAAAGAAACAGCCCTCGTAGAGGCAATCCTCTATTTGGAAGGAGAGCCGCTTGACGACGCTGCAATCAGTAAAATTGCCGGCTTATCGGTCGATGTCGTAAAAGAATGCATTAAGAATTTGAAAGATTCATATTCGGAAGGTTCGAGCGGCATCGAAATTACGCAGATGATGGGCGGCTGGATTATCACGCCCAAAAAAGAGTTTTGGGATGCGCTGAAAGACCGCTACGGTAAAAAGAACGAGAACCGGCTTTCGCGCGCTGCAATGGAAACATTATCGATTATCGCCTATTCTCAGCCGATAACCCGTGCCGAAATCGAGGCAATCCGCGGAGTTTCCGCCGACACGATGATTAGGCTTTTGGTAGAAAAAGAGCTGATTAAAGAAGTAGGGAAAAAAGACATTCCCGGAAAGCCGGTGCAATTCGGCACGACCAAGGAATTTTTAAAAATATTCGGTTTAAACAGCATTGCGGACTTACCAAAGATGGATGAGACGGAACAGGAGCGGTTCGAACTTGCGCGGTAA
- a CDS encoding segregation and condensation protein A, giving the protein MITGEDEKHEEQNNEALTAFKVNDFEGPLDLLLFLIKKNEINIYDIPIGDITEQYLEYLDYAVSLNLDSLTEFYELAAHLVYIKSKMLLPVEVDLDDEDIEDPRMELVNKLIEYQKFKKLSVLMEEKESEAEWFFERKKIQHALPFTEENLWERVDTWELLRTFSKLMSNYNSEQILDLYEEVSVNEKLTLMNEFLEEKGECLFTDLIVRKGNLLDVICAFMALLEAVKFRMASIWQNRMFGDIKIRPWEAARNDDGV; this is encoded by the coding sequence ATGATAACTGGCGAAGATGAAAAGCACGAAGAACAGAACAACGAGGCGCTAACTGCGTTTAAAGTCAATGATTTTGAAGGGCCGCTCGACCTTTTGCTCTTTTTAATTAAGAAAAATGAGATCAATATCTACGATATCCCCATCGGGGACATAACCGAACAGTACCTTGAATATCTCGATTACGCGGTAAGCCTCAATCTGGACAGCTTAACCGAGTTTTATGAACTCGCGGCGCACCTTGTCTACATTAAAAGCAAGATGCTCCTTCCCGTCGAGGTTGATCTGGACGATGAGGATATCGAAGACCCGCGTATGGAATTGGTCAATAAGCTGATTGAGTATCAAAAATTTAAAAAACTGTCGGTTTTAATGGAAGAAAAAGAAAGCGAAGCCGAATGGTTTTTTGAACGCAAGAAAATACAGCACGCGCTTCCCTTTACCGAAGAGAACCTGTGGGAGCGGGTTGATACGTGGGAGCTTTTACGGACGTTTTCCAAACTGATGTCCAATTATAACTCGGAACAAATTCTTGACCTGTACGAAGAGGTGTCCGTAAATGAAAAGCTGACGCTGATGAACGAATTTTTGGAAGAAAAGGGTGAATGCCTTTTTACCGATTTGATTGTACGGAAGGGAAATCTGCTGGATGTTATTTGCGCTTTCATGGCGCTGCTTGAGGCGGTCAAATTCAGAATGGCAAGTATCTGGCAAAACAGGATGTTCGGCGATATAAAAATACGCCCGTGGGAAGCTGCCCGCAATGATGATGGAGTATAA
- a CDS encoding leucine-rich repeat domain-containing protein has protein sequence MDQNHIFAHSAAKRTYRLPQMKHIFFSVLMLTVSAVMFLSCRGHGGSNVITIKVEGDQYITIKKPETKSLTVARGSKWAAIKGKIEISCYDDYDLSGWKLNNASGTAVTDETVFNNDSVVFAVSAKKPGKKYYVHHLLQNVNDDNYTHNTQDDQTLRGDVGTDTKAAANSYPGFTAQSFDQKKIAADNTTVVEIKYDRNNITLTFELDEGSFVPPLPSGNTVTGRFGKDIPITAPVKTDYIFAGWQPTLGTTFPPEDGTYTAQWTKPKLTIQGDERIKADTLGTIEVNGNATWADVEAQATTKAILKDDWPAADYEIYEWRLNDRNGEKLDVTYTFTKDTTVYAVTNYKSFNIAADGKTLDAYPHGKAPKGSIIIPENITVIDSNAFAGAAELSNVILPEKLEEIRENAFSGCTELKAIDIPAKVTKIDKTAFTECPKLATFTVHADNTIYHAEGNIIYSKDKKKLVWAAPALKEANILDSVIEIEDYAFRGYSNLEAVKLPRGLKTIGEEAFLGCTASVITIVGNELTTIGNNAFGHKDHSETCCKKIRIPQGAEFDNIVTKVKAVNYPEGRIERY, from the coding sequence ATGGATCAAAATCACATTTTCGCTCATTCAGCAGCCAAACGTACATACCGGTTGCCGCAAATGAAGCATATTTTCTTCTCTGTGCTTATGCTGACAGTAAGCGCAGTGATGTTTTTGAGCTGTAGAGGTCACGGTGGTAGCAACGTCATTACCATCAAAGTAGAAGGGGATCAATATATCACCATCAAAAAACCGGAAACAAAATCATTAACAGTTGCAAGAGGCAGCAAATGGGCTGCAATAAAGGGCAAAATTGAAATAAGCTGTTATGATGATTATGACCTAAGCGGCTGGAAGCTCAACAATGCGAGCGGAACTGCCGTAACGGACGAAACGGTATTTAACAATGATAGTGTTGTTTTTGCAGTGTCGGCAAAAAAACCGGGAAAAAAATATTACGTGCATCATTTACTGCAAAATGTCAACGATGATAACTACACGCACAACACACAAGATGATCAAACACTGCGCGGAGATGTCGGCACAGATACAAAAGCTGCTGCAAATTCCTATCCGGGTTTTACTGCACAGTCCTTTGATCAGAAGAAAATTGCGGCTGACAATACAACCGTTGTAGAGATTAAGTATGACCGGAATAATATCACACTTACCTTCGAGTTGGATGAAGGCAGTTTTGTACCGCCCCTTCCATCGGGAAATACCGTGACGGGACGCTTTGGGAAAGATATTCCTATAACTGCCCCGGTGAAAACAGACTATATATTTGCAGGATGGCAACCTACGCTGGGGACAACCTTTCCTCCAGAAGATGGAACCTACACTGCACAATGGACAAAACCGAAGCTTACCATACAAGGAGACGAGCGCATAAAGGCAGATACCTTGGGCACTATCGAAGTAAATGGGAATGCAACATGGGCAGACGTGGAAGCACAAGCAACAACAAAGGCTATCTTAAAAGATGACTGGCCGGCAGCAGACTATGAAATCTACGAATGGCGGCTCAACGATAGAAATGGTGAAAAACTGGATGTAACATATACCTTTACCAAAGATACAACAGTCTATGCCGTTACCAATTATAAGAGCTTTAACATTGCAGCTGACGGTAAAACACTTGATGCATATCCGCATGGAAAAGCCCCAAAAGGCTCAATTATTATTCCTGAAAATATTACTGTAATCGATTCGAATGCTTTTGCAGGAGCTGCAGAGCTCTCAAATGTCATTTTACCGGAGAAGCTGGAAGAGATCCGTGAAAATGCTTTTAGCGGCTGTACAGAACTCAAAGCCATAGACATTCCTGCAAAAGTTACTAAGATTGATAAAACGGCGTTTACAGAGTGCCCTAAACTGGCTACATTCACGGTACATGCTGACAATACCATCTATCATGCCGAAGGAAATATCATCTACAGCAAGGATAAGAAAAAACTGGTGTGGGCAGCCCCCGCGCTAAAAGAGGCGAATATTCTTGATTCCGTTATCGAAATAGAGGATTACGCCTTTCGAGGATATTCAAACTTGGAAGCAGTAAAGCTTCCTCGTGGTCTCAAAACAATTGGTGAGGAAGCTTTTCTAGGCTGTACTGCAAGTGTGATCACAATTGTAGGTAATGAGCTTACTACAATAGGCAACAATGCTTTTGGTCATAAAGATCATAGCGAAACTTGTTGCAAAAAGATAAGGATACCGCAAGGAGCTGAGTTCGATAATATCGTAACAAAGGTCAAAGCTGTCAATTACCCCGAAGGGCGGATTGAACGGTATTAA
- the folK gene encoding 2-amino-4-hydroxy-6-hydroxymethyldihydropteridine diphosphokinase, protein METIILGLGSNRGDSKAILADAIKRLALFLSEIRISSVYITKPQDYLNQDDFYNMVVSGNYAGSPASLLKTLQHIEADYGRNREAEIPKGPRTLDIDILFFGNEIVTLNNPPLIIPHPAVYRRAFALIPLLELYPDYLDPVTQQPLAAALAALPDQGVQKSR, encoded by the coding sequence ATGGAAACAATTATATTAGGACTTGGCTCCAATCGCGGAGATTCAAAAGCAATCCTTGCAGATGCAATTAAACGGCTTGCGTTATTCTTGAGCGAAATCCGTATCTCATCTGTCTATATCACAAAACCGCAGGATTACCTCAATCAGGATGATTTTTACAACATGGTTGTATCGGGAAACTATGCTGGCAGCCCCGCATCACTGCTTAAAACGCTCCAGCACATTGAAGCGGATTACGGCAGAAACCGTGAAGCCGAGATTCCCAAAGGCCCCCGCACACTCGATATCGATATCCTCTTTTTCGGAAACGAAATTGTTACGCTCAACAATCCTCCGCTTATCATCCCGCATCCGGCAGTATACCGGCGAGCCTTCGCACTCATCCCCTTGTTGGAACTGTATCCCGACTATCTCGACCCTGTTACTCAACAACCACTCGCCGCCGCACTCGCTGCCCTACCCGATCAAGGCGTACAAAAAAGCCGCTGA
- a CDS encoding B3/4 domain-containing protein: MSKFLADASFWELFPQAQLGVVLLKGIDNSGESVRDIKVLLSRSNADAEKFLVKNVFSENPVIAIWRDAYRKFKTKKGVRCSIEALLKRVEKQNPVSYINPLVDIYNAASLQFGLPCGAEDSDAFDGDLILGVTKGGDDFFALGDEEHSQTLEGELCYRDNKGAICRCFNWRDGQRTMITENTKNAFIIMENLDPARLEDLKAALALIGEYAQKYLGAAATTEILTQSNPSIEL; the protein is encoded by the coding sequence ATGAGTAAATTTTTGGCGGATGCCTCTTTTTGGGAGCTTTTTCCTCAAGCGCAGCTCGGTGTGGTGTTGTTAAAAGGGATAGATAATAGCGGCGAAAGTGTTCGTGATATAAAGGTATTACTTTCGCGGAGTAACGCCGATGCGGAAAAATTTTTGGTAAAAAATGTGTTCAGCGAAAACCCTGTTATCGCTATTTGGCGGGATGCGTATCGTAAGTTTAAGACAAAGAAGGGCGTCCGATGCAGTATCGAAGCGTTGCTGAAACGGGTGGAAAAACAGAATCCCGTTTCGTATATCAATCCGCTGGTAGATATTTACAATGCCGCATCATTGCAATTCGGCTTACCGTGCGGTGCGGAAGACAGCGATGCCTTTGACGGCGATTTGATTCTCGGTGTTACAAAGGGCGGCGATGATTTTTTTGCGCTCGGCGATGAAGAACATAGCCAAACACTGGAAGGGGAGTTGTGCTACCGCGATAACAAAGGCGCCATCTGCCGCTGTTTTAATTGGCGCGATGGACAGCGTACAATGATTACGGAAAACACAAAAAATGCGTTTATTATTATGGAAAATCTTGATCCGGCTCGCTTGGAAGACTTAAAAGCTGCATTGGCGCTTATCGGAGAGTATGCTCAAAAGTACCTCGGTGCTGCTGCTACAACCGAAATTTTGACGCAATCGAATCCTTCTATAGAGCTGTAA